In the genome of Gordonia rubripertincta, one region contains:
- the thrS gene encoding threonine--tRNA ligase, protein MPDDVQVTSPATIRVPAGTTAGTALRDHDLPNKGPEAIVVVRDAAGDLRDLSWVPAEDAEVEPVAANTEAGRSVIRHSCAHVLAQAVQDLFPDAKLGIGPPIKDGFYYDFDVAEPFTPEDLKALEKKMKQIIKSGQRFSRRVYESKDEARAELANEPFKLELIDDKGAADDAEVMEVGGGELSVYDNLNPRTGERIWCDLCRGPHVPTTKYIAAFKLTRSSAAYWRGDQDNADLQRVYGTAWESAEALDTHLELLAEAEKRDHRKLGAELDLFSFPDELGSGLPVFHPKGGIIRKEMEDYSRARHVAAGYEFVNTPHITKGHLYEVSGHLDWYRDGMFPPMHVDAEVDENGEVRKPGQDYYLKPMNCPMHNLIFRGRGRSYRELPLRMFEFGSVYRYEKSGVIHGLTRVRGMTQDDAHIYCTREQMRDELTSILNFVLGLLKDYGLDDFYLELSTKDPKKFVGSDEVWEEATNTLAEVAEASGLDLVPDPGGAAFYGPKISVQAKDALGRTWQMSTIQLDFNLPERFELEYTGPDGTKQRPVMIHRALFGSIERFFGVLTEHYAGAFPAWLSPVQVMGIPVADAFADHLQGVVDALRAAGVRAEVDHSDDRMQKKIRNHTTGKVPFMLLAGERDVEAHAVSFRFRDGSQINGVPVGAAIAAITDWVGARRNESPTKELLEAKLGTVGAVDG, encoded by the coding sequence GTGCCCGACGACGTCCAGGTGACCAGCCCAGCCACGATCCGTGTGCCGGCCGGAACCACCGCGGGCACCGCACTGCGTGACCACGATCTGCCCAACAAGGGTCCCGAGGCGATCGTCGTGGTCCGCGACGCCGCCGGCGACCTGCGTGACCTGTCCTGGGTGCCTGCCGAGGACGCCGAGGTCGAGCCCGTGGCGGCCAACACCGAGGCCGGACGCAGCGTCATCCGGCATTCCTGCGCGCACGTGCTCGCGCAGGCGGTCCAGGACCTGTTCCCCGACGCCAAGCTGGGTATCGGCCCGCCCATCAAGGACGGCTTCTACTACGACTTCGACGTCGCCGAACCCTTCACGCCCGAGGACCTCAAGGCCCTCGAGAAGAAGATGAAGCAGATCATCAAGTCCGGGCAGCGCTTCTCGCGCCGCGTCTACGAGTCGAAGGACGAGGCACGCGCCGAGCTGGCGAACGAGCCGTTCAAGCTCGAGCTGATCGACGACAAGGGTGCCGCCGACGACGCCGAGGTGATGGAGGTCGGCGGCGGCGAGCTGTCCGTCTACGACAACCTCAACCCGCGGACCGGCGAACGCATCTGGTGCGATCTGTGCCGTGGTCCCCACGTGCCGACCACCAAGTACATCGCCGCGTTCAAGCTGACCCGTTCGTCGGCCGCCTACTGGCGCGGCGACCAGGACAACGCCGACCTCCAGCGCGTGTACGGCACCGCATGGGAGTCGGCCGAGGCCCTCGACACCCATCTCGAGCTGCTCGCCGAGGCGGAGAAGCGCGACCACCGCAAGCTCGGCGCCGAACTCGACCTGTTCAGCTTCCCCGACGAACTCGGCTCGGGCCTGCCGGTCTTCCATCCCAAGGGCGGCATCATCCGCAAGGAGATGGAGGACTACTCACGGGCACGCCACGTGGCCGCGGGGTACGAGTTCGTCAACACGCCGCACATCACCAAGGGACACCTCTACGAGGTCTCCGGTCACCTCGACTGGTACCGCGACGGAATGTTCCCGCCCATGCACGTCGACGCCGAGGTCGACGAGAACGGCGAGGTGCGCAAGCCCGGCCAGGACTACTACCTGAAGCCGATGAACTGCCCGATGCACAACCTGATCTTCCGCGGCCGCGGACGGTCGTATCGTGAACTGCCGCTGCGGATGTTCGAGTTCGGATCGGTCTACCGCTACGAGAAGTCCGGCGTGATCCACGGACTCACCCGCGTGCGGGGCATGACGCAGGACGACGCGCACATCTACTGCACCCGCGAGCAGATGCGCGACGAGCTGACGTCGATCCTCAACTTCGTCCTCGGCCTGCTCAAGGACTACGGCCTCGACGACTTCTACCTCGAACTGTCCACCAAGGACCCGAAGAAGTTCGTCGGCTCCGACGAGGTGTGGGAAGAGGCGACCAACACGCTCGCCGAGGTCGCCGAGGCGTCGGGTCTCGACCTCGTGCCCGATCCGGGCGGCGCCGCGTTCTACGGCCCCAAGATCTCGGTGCAGGCCAAGGATGCGCTAGGCCGCACCTGGCAGATGTCGACGATCCAGCTCGACTTCAACCTGCCGGAGCGCTTCGAACTCGAGTACACCGGCCCGGACGGCACCAAGCAGCGTCCGGTGATGATCCACCGCGCGCTGTTCGGCTCCATCGAGCGGTTCTTCGGCGTGCTCACCGAGCACTACGCGGGCGCCTTCCCGGCCTGGCTGTCGCCGGTCCAGGTGATGGGCATCCCGGTGGCCGACGCGTTCGCCGATCACCTGCAGGGTGTCGTCGACGCGCTGCGTGCCGCCGGTGTCCGCGCCGAGGTCGACCACTCCGACGACCGCATGCAGAAGAAGATCCGCAACCACACCACCGGGAAGGTGCCGTTCATGCTGCTCGCCGGCGAACGCGACGTCGAGGCGCATGCGGTGAGTTTCCGGTTCCGCGACGGGTCGCAGATCAACGGTGTCCCGGTGGGTGCCGCGATCGCGGCGATCACCGACTGGGTGGGCGCCCGGCGCAACGAGTCGCCGACCAAGGAACTCCTGGAGGCGAAGCTCGGCACCGTGGGGGCCGTCGATGGCTGA
- a CDS encoding HIT family protein, whose product MAEAPGEIRDEGVGVGGRLERLWSPHRMTYIADPQPAAKTGHPFLDIPTMSDEDGLIVARGESVYAVLNLYPYNPGHTMVVPYRQVADLEDLTPAESSELMTFTQRMIRTIKAVSNPNAFNVGLNLGYAAGGSLSEHLHQHIVPRWMGDANFITIVGETKVMPQLLRDTRGLLAEAWQRLDD is encoded by the coding sequence ATGGCTGAGGCACCCGGCGAGATCCGCGACGAGGGCGTCGGCGTCGGTGGTCGTCTGGAGCGGCTGTGGAGTCCGCACCGGATGACCTACATCGCCGACCCGCAGCCGGCGGCCAAGACCGGTCACCCCTTCCTCGACATCCCGACGATGTCCGACGAGGACGGGCTGATCGTCGCGCGCGGCGAGTCGGTGTACGCGGTGCTCAACCTGTACCCGTACAACCCGGGGCACACGATGGTGGTCCCGTACCGCCAGGTCGCCGACCTCGAGGATCTGACGCCCGCCGAGTCGTCCGAGCTGATGACCTTCACGCAGCGGATGATCCGCACGATCAAGGCGGTCTCGAACCCGAACGCGTTCAACGTGGGACTCAACCTGGGTTATGCCGCGGGCGGCTCGCTCTCCGAACACCTGCACCAGCACATCGTGCCCCGCTGGATGGGCGACGCGAACTTCATCACGATCGTCGGCGAGACCAAGGTGATGCCGCAGCTGCTGCGCGACACCCGGGGGCTGCTCGCCGAGGCGTGGCAACGTCTCGATGACTGA
- a CDS encoding phosphatidylinositol mannoside acyltransferase has product MTDIAALAADLGYRAGWAAVRYAPERAARTVFDRAAGLAGRRNGGPEQLRRNLARVVGVADPADVPDELVADAVRSYARYWCEAFRLPAQDRATVASTGNLPEADHARLDAAVSRGKGVVLALPHTGNWDMAGVWLVQHYGKFATVAERLKPESLFNRFVEYRESLGFEIFPLSGGEQPPFGVLADRLRAGGIVCLLGERDLARHGVPVTFFGERTRMPAGSARLAIETGAALFPAHHWFEEAPYSSMSVGEEIDVSGGVEAATQALADAFAANIAAHPADWHMLQPLWEADWTDRQKARMTENGGAA; this is encoded by the coding sequence ATGACCGACATCGCCGCACTCGCCGCCGACCTGGGGTACCGGGCCGGCTGGGCAGCGGTGAGGTACGCGCCGGAACGCGCCGCCCGCACCGTGTTCGACCGTGCCGCCGGACTCGCCGGACGCCGCAATGGCGGTCCGGAACAGTTGCGCCGCAACCTGGCCCGCGTGGTCGGGGTCGCCGACCCCGCCGACGTGCCCGACGAGTTGGTCGCGGATGCGGTGCGTTCCTACGCGCGGTACTGGTGCGAGGCCTTCCGGCTGCCCGCCCAGGACCGTGCCACCGTGGCGTCGACCGGGAACCTGCCCGAGGCCGACCACGCCCGGCTCGACGCCGCGGTGTCGCGCGGCAAGGGTGTGGTGCTGGCCCTGCCGCACACCGGTAACTGGGACATGGCCGGCGTCTGGCTGGTCCAGCACTACGGGAAGTTCGCAACGGTTGCCGAACGGCTCAAGCCGGAGTCGCTGTTCAACCGGTTCGTCGAGTACCGCGAGTCGCTGGGCTTCGAGATCTTCCCGCTCAGTGGCGGCGAGCAGCCCCCGTTCGGTGTGCTCGCCGACCGTCTCCGGGCCGGCGGCATCGTCTGCCTGCTGGGGGAACGCGACCTCGCCCGCCACGGCGTCCCGGTCACCTTCTTCGGTGAACGCACCCGGATGCCGGCCGGGTCGGCGCGGCTGGCGATCGAGACCGGCGCGGCCCTGTTCCCGGCGCACCACTGGTTCGAGGAGGCGCCCTACTCGTCGATGAGTGTCGGCGAGGAGATCGATGTATCCGGCGGTGTGGAGGCGGCCACCCAGGCGCTCGCCGACGCGTTCGCCGCGAACATCGCCGCACATCCCGCCGACTGGCACATGCTGCAACCGCTCTGGGAGGCCGACTGGACCGATCGGCAGAAGGCACGGATGACCGAAAACGGGGGAGCCGCATGA
- a CDS encoding TIGR02611 family protein, which translates to MAESLWKRLRIRARHRRYVVRSDPRWHRIYRIGVAVVGTIVLLCGIVAIPYPGPGWLIVFLGLGILASEFEWAHRLLKFARAKYDAWMRWIGRQHWSVQSVFWVGTFVIVVGTLWLLGALHTAAGWVNLDYQWLASPIFS; encoded by the coding sequence ATGGCGGAGTCGTTGTGGAAGCGGCTGCGAATCCGGGCGCGTCATCGCCGGTACGTGGTGCGATCCGACCCACGCTGGCATCGCATCTATCGCATCGGGGTCGCCGTCGTCGGCACGATCGTGCTGCTGTGCGGCATCGTCGCCATCCCGTACCCGGGTCCCGGCTGGCTCATCGTCTTCCTCGGACTCGGAATCCTGGCGTCGGAATTCGAGTGGGCGCACCGACTACTGAAGTTCGCGCGGGCGAAGTACGACGCCTGGATGAGGTGGATCGGCCGGCAGCACTGGTCGGTGCAATCGGTGTTCTGGGTCGGCACCTTCGTCATCGTCGTGGGAACCCTCTGGCTCCTGGGGGCACTGCACACGGCGGCCGGTTGGGTGAACCTCGACTATCAATGGCTCGCCAGCCCCATCTTCTCCTGA
- the otsB gene encoding trehalose-phosphatase, whose product MGTRPVTIDARLHDGVIFGPDDSTVDAEAHPRGRGSADGLVQRLHGFGIACGARSSEHTLLDTAGRLGVSPLRCAVVEHTPEGVAAARRNGFALVVAIGTPARADELRRLGADAVVGDPADIRVRLGGARISTMPDALTYLDHLHAIAASRRPVVFLDFDGTLSDIVDDPSAAVLVDGAAEALTRLAQLCPVAVISGRDLDDIRERVGLPDLWYAGCHGLELLGPEGEHFVNEAARTSTSSVVAASEELRQRFADVDGVLVEPKHFSVAVHFRNASPADVEGIVAAAREIGARRGLRALPGRMVLELKPDVDWDKGQALEWVRHQVGAVDQGWIPVYFGDDLTDEDAFDRIATDGIGIVVRAEENRDRRTAAQFAVESPSAIPALLAQIADHVEQASEPPADWSLTYDSYDPPAEKLREALCTVGNGYFATRGAAPECDAGPVHYPGTYAAGVYNRLTDQLPAGDVENESLVNLPNWLPLTFRVDSGEWFTVDEVEVLSFRQTLDLRRAMLSRDVRFRDAHGRTTSVRQRRFVSMDQRHVAALDTRVRAEDWAGRIEVSSMIDGRVTNAGVDRYRELASRHLTAREGTAASTDSVLLRVQTNQSRITIAVGARTTVWRGNEQLPAHYDLISDQGRIGHRISVDIAAGEEVSVEKVVTLYTSRDNGISEPGVAASGTLARLGRFQDLLTGHARACVRLWDLCRTDLDGHPDAQRVIRFHTLHMLQVVSHNTIDMDVGIPARGLHGEAYRGHIFWDEVFVLPVLTPRLPKLAKALLRYRFRRLDEARVAAREAGHRGAMYPWQSGSDGREESPELHLNPRSGRWNPDPSARQHHIGLAVAYNVWQYFQVTHDLDFLVESGAELLVEIARFWADLATYDPRHDRYVIRGVIGPDEFHSGYPDAPYDGIDNNAFTNVMAVWVIRRALDALATIPQRDRVNLLDDIGLREPELELWRTLTSRMFVPFHDGTISQFEGYDELAELDWAAYRAEYGNIQRLDRILEAENDDVNRYKVSKQADVLMLFFLLSADELRELLERLGYGLPPEMIPHTIDYYMSRTSHGSTLSSVVHAWVLARGDREHAVSFFDRVLESDIADIQGGTTSEGIHLAAMCGSIDLLQRCFTGLELRDDRLILNPRWPRSLGVLSFRVYYRRHRLQLRVSGSGVEVTSERRDVAPVDVQCRETLVQLKPGTTVHFR is encoded by the coding sequence ATGGGCACGCGTCCGGTGACGATCGACGCACGACTGCACGACGGCGTGATCTTCGGCCCCGACGACTCGACCGTCGACGCCGAGGCGCACCCGCGTGGGCGCGGCTCTGCCGACGGTCTCGTCCAGCGTCTCCACGGGTTCGGTATCGCCTGCGGTGCCCGGTCGTCCGAGCACACCCTGCTCGACACCGCCGGGCGACTCGGGGTGTCGCCCCTGCGGTGCGCTGTCGTGGAACACACCCCGGAGGGGGTGGCTGCCGCCCGGCGGAACGGGTTCGCGCTCGTCGTGGCGATCGGGACGCCGGCGCGGGCCGATGAACTGCGACGCCTCGGCGCCGACGCCGTGGTCGGCGACCCCGCCGACATCCGGGTCCGCCTCGGCGGCGCCCGGATCTCGACGATGCCGGACGCCTTGACCTACCTCGATCACCTGCACGCCATCGCCGCGTCTCGCCGACCCGTGGTCTTCCTCGATTTCGACGGAACCCTGTCCGACATCGTCGACGACCCGTCCGCCGCGGTCCTGGTCGACGGGGCCGCCGAGGCGCTGACCCGGCTGGCGCAGTTGTGCCCGGTCGCGGTCATCAGCGGTCGCGACCTCGACGACATCCGCGAGCGCGTCGGGCTGCCCGACCTCTGGTACGCCGGATGCCACGGCCTCGAACTCCTCGGCCCGGAGGGCGAGCATTTCGTCAACGAGGCGGCGCGCACGTCCACGTCTTCGGTCGTCGCGGCGTCCGAGGAACTGCGGCAACGGTTCGCCGATGTCGACGGGGTCCTGGTGGAGCCCAAGCACTTCAGTGTTGCCGTCCACTTCCGCAACGCCTCCCCGGCCGACGTCGAGGGCATCGTGGCGGCGGCTCGCGAGATCGGTGCACGCCGCGGCTTGCGCGCCCTTCCCGGTCGCATGGTGCTCGAATTGAAACCCGACGTCGACTGGGACAAGGGGCAGGCGCTGGAGTGGGTCCGCCATCAGGTGGGCGCCGTCGACCAAGGGTGGATTCCGGTCTACTTCGGCGACGATCTCACCGACGAGGACGCCTTCGACCGGATCGCCACCGACGGGATCGGGATCGTGGTGCGCGCCGAGGAGAACCGCGACCGCCGCACGGCCGCCCAGTTCGCCGTGGAGTCCCCCTCGGCGATCCCGGCGCTGCTGGCCCAGATCGCCGACCACGTCGAGCAGGCGAGCGAACCCCCGGCCGACTGGTCACTGACCTACGACTCCTACGATCCGCCCGCCGAGAAGCTGCGCGAGGCCCTGTGCACCGTGGGGAACGGTTACTTCGCGACCCGCGGGGCGGCCCCGGAATGCGACGCGGGGCCAGTGCACTATCCGGGCACCTACGCCGCCGGCGTGTACAACCGGCTCACCGATCAGCTACCCGCCGGCGACGTGGAGAACGAGAGCCTGGTCAACCTGCCGAACTGGTTGCCGCTGACCTTCCGGGTCGACAGCGGTGAGTGGTTCACCGTCGACGAGGTCGAGGTGTTGTCGTTCCGTCAGACCCTCGACCTGCGGCGCGCGATGCTGTCCCGCGATGTGCGCTTCCGCGATGCACACGGCCGCACCACCTCCGTCCGTCAACGCCGATTCGTGTCGATGGACCAGCGTCATGTCGCCGCCCTCGACACCCGGGTCCGCGCCGAGGACTGGGCAGGGCGGATCGAGGTCTCCTCGATGATCGACGGCAGAGTCACGAACGCCGGGGTCGATCGCTACCGGGAACTGGCGAGCCGGCATCTCACCGCCCGCGAGGGCACCGCGGCTTCGACGGACTCGGTTCTGTTGCGGGTGCAGACCAACCAGTCCCGCATCACCATCGCGGTCGGCGCCCGCACCACGGTGTGGCGGGGGAACGAACAGTTACCCGCCCACTACGACCTGATCTCCGATCAGGGGCGGATCGGGCACCGGATCAGTGTCGACATCGCCGCCGGTGAAGAGGTGTCCGTGGAGAAGGTCGTGACGCTGTACACCTCGCGCGACAACGGGATCTCCGAGCCCGGTGTCGCCGCGTCGGGCACGCTCGCCCGGCTCGGGCGGTTCCAGGACCTGCTCACCGGTCACGCCAGGGCGTGCGTGCGGCTGTGGGACCTGTGCCGCACCGACCTCGACGGGCACCCCGACGCGCAACGGGTCATCCGGTTCCACACGCTGCACATGCTGCAGGTGGTCTCGCACAACACCATCGACATGGACGTCGGCATCCCGGCGCGAGGACTGCACGGCGAGGCGTATCGCGGCCACATCTTCTGGGACGAGGTCTTCGTCCTGCCCGTCCTCACGCCCCGGCTGCCCAAGCTCGCCAAAGCGCTGCTCCGCTACCGGTTCCGGAGACTCGACGAGGCGCGGGTCGCCGCCCGCGAGGCCGGTCATCGGGGTGCGATGTACCCCTGGCAGTCCGGAAGCGACGGCCGGGAGGAAAGCCCGGAGCTACACCTCAATCCACGGTCGGGGCGGTGGAACCCGGACCCCAGCGCCCGCCAGCACCACATCGGACTGGCCGTCGCCTACAACGTGTGGCAGTACTTCCAGGTGACACACGACCTGGACTTCCTGGTCGAGTCCGGCGCGGAACTGCTCGTCGAGATCGCCCGGTTCTGGGCCGACCTCGCGACCTACGACCCGCGCCACGATCGCTACGTGATCCGCGGGGTGATCGGGCCCGACGAGTTCCACTCCGGCTACCCGGACGCACCCTACGACGGGATCGACAACAACGCGTTCACGAATGTGATGGCGGTGTGGGTCATCCGGCGCGCACTGGATGCCCTGGCGACCATCCCGCAGCGCGACCGGGTCAATCTGCTCGACGACATCGGTTTGCGCGAACCGGAACTCGAGCTGTGGCGGACGCTGACCAGCCGCATGTTCGTCCCCTTCCACGACGGCACGATCAGCCAGTTCGAGGGGTATGACGAACTGGCCGAACTGGATTGGGCGGCCTACCGCGCGGAGTACGGGAACATCCAGCGACTCGACCGCATCCTGGAGGCCGAGAACGACGACGTCAACCGGTACAAGGTGTCCAAGCAGGCAGACGTTCTCATGCTCTTCTTCCTGCTGTCTGCCGACGAGTTGCGAGAACTGTTGGAACGCCTGGGTTATGGACTGCCGCCCGAGATGATCCCGCACACCATCGACTACTACATGTCCCGGACCTCGCACGGGTCGACGTTGAGTTCGGTCGTCCACGCGTGGGTCCTCGCCCGCGGCGACCGCGAACACGCGGTGTCGTTCTTCGACCGGGTCCTCGAGTCCGACATCGCCGACATCCAGGGCGGTACGACGTCGGAGGGGATCCATCTGGCGGCCATGTGCGGGAGCATCGACCTGTTGCAGCGCTGTTTCACGGGCCTCGAGCTCCGCGACGACCGCCTGATCCTCAACCCGCGGTGGCCGCGATCACTGGGCGTCTTGTCCTTCCGCGTCTACTACCGCAGGCACCGCCTGCAGTTGCGGGTCAGCGGCAGCGGCGTCGAGGTCACATCGGAACGGCGCGACGTCGCCCCGGTCGATGTGCAGTGTCGCGAGACCCTGGTTCAGCTGAAACCCGGGACGACGGTCCACTTCAGATGA
- the pgsA gene encoding phosphatidylinositol phosphate synthase, producing MLSILGRASVSKVTLPMGRALLRTGLTPDIMTVIGTVASVAAALTLFPMGYLFAGTLVIWLFVMFDMLDGAMARARGGGTRFGAVLDATCDRIADGAIFAGLVWWCTVTEPHRLLLIATLICLVTSQVISYAKARAEASGLYGDGGLIERPDRLIIVLVGTGLTGLGLPWAVHVAMWLLAVGSVITVGQRMWSISNSPGARDLIPLEAQPESTDSDPADTDTDGPTPPAEAR from the coding sequence ATGCTGAGCATTCTGGGTCGGGCGTCGGTCTCCAAGGTGACGTTGCCGATGGGGCGGGCGCTGCTGCGTACCGGCCTCACGCCGGACATCATGACCGTGATCGGGACCGTGGCGAGCGTGGCGGCCGCGCTCACGCTGTTCCCGATGGGCTACCTGTTCGCGGGCACCCTGGTCATCTGGCTCTTCGTCATGTTCGACATGCTCGACGGCGCGATGGCCCGTGCCCGCGGCGGCGGGACCCGTTTCGGGGCGGTCCTCGACGCCACGTGTGACCGCATCGCCGACGGCGCGATCTTCGCCGGACTCGTGTGGTGGTGCACCGTCACCGAACCCCATCGCCTGCTGCTGATCGCGACCCTGATCTGCCTGGTCACCTCGCAGGTGATCTCGTACGCCAAGGCCCGCGCCGAGGCCAGCGGCCTCTACGGCGACGGTGGTCTCATCGAGCGCCCCGACCGCCTCATCATCGTGCTCGTCGGCACCGGCCTCACCGGTCTCGGCCTGCCGTGGGCGGTCCACGTGGCGATGTGGCTGCTCGCCGTCGGCAGCGTCATCACCGTCGGCCAGCGCATGTGGTCGATCTCCAACTCACCGGGTGCGCGGGACCTGATCCCGCTCGAGGCACAACCCGAATCCACCGATTCCGACCCCGCCGACACCGACACCGACGGCCCGACCCCGCCCGCCGAGGCACGATGA
- a CDS encoding glycosyltransferase family 4 protein: protein MRIGMICPYSFDVPGGVQAHVTELAHVFIDRGHEVSVLAPASRRTELPEYVVRAGPSLAIPYNGSVSRVNFSPKGYLRLRRWIAENGFDVLHVHEPNSPSISMLSLMVASGPIVTTFHTATSKSLWLSAFQGILRPYHERIAGKIAVSELARRWQMESLGSDAVEIPNGINVAGFANAEPLDGYPHPGGTILFLGRFDEPRKGIDILMRALPSVVEKFPDVRVLVVGGGNQAALRRRAGSLADHLVFLGQVDDATKARALASADVYCAPNLGGESFGIVLVEAMAAGAAVIASSLNAFRRVLDDGRAGKLVDTGSPDQLAAGIISLLSDDEAREQLVARGRIRADKYDWSRVADQILRVYDTVTVGAGPVVVSD, encoded by the coding sequence ATGAGAATCGGGATGATCTGCCCTTATTCGTTCGACGTCCCCGGCGGTGTGCAGGCGCACGTCACCGAACTCGCACACGTCTTCATCGACCGCGGGCACGAGGTCAGCGTCCTGGCCCCGGCGTCGCGCCGCACCGAACTACCCGAGTACGTGGTGCGTGCGGGGCCGTCGCTGGCCATCCCGTACAACGGGTCGGTCTCGCGGGTGAACTTCAGCCCGAAAGGCTATCTGCGGCTACGCCGTTGGATCGCCGAGAACGGTTTCGACGTCCTGCACGTGCACGAACCGAACTCGCCGTCGATCTCCATGCTCTCGCTGATGGTCGCCTCCGGCCCGATCGTCACGACCTTCCACACCGCGACGTCGAAGTCGCTGTGGCTCAGCGCTTTCCAGGGAATTCTCCGCCCGTACCACGAACGCATCGCCGGCAAGATCGCCGTCTCCGAACTGGCGCGGCGCTGGCAGATGGAGTCGCTGGGCTCCGATGCCGTGGAGATCCCCAACGGCATCAACGTCGCCGGCTTCGCCAACGCCGAGCCGCTCGACGGCTACCCGCATCCCGGCGGCACGATCCTGTTCCTCGGTCGTTTCGACGAGCCGCGCAAGGGAATCGACATCCTGATGCGCGCGCTGCCGTCGGTCGTGGAGAAGTTCCCGGATGTGCGGGTCCTCGTCGTCGGCGGCGGCAACCAGGCCGCGCTGCGCCGGCGCGCGGGAAGCCTCGCCGATCACCTCGTCTTCCTGGGTCAGGTCGACGACGCGACCAAAGCGCGCGCCCTGGCCTCCGCCGACGTCTACTGCGCCCCCAACCTCGGCGGCGAGAGCTTCGGCATCGTCCTTGTCGAGGCGATGGCCGCCGGAGCCGCGGTGATCGCCAGCTCGCTGAACGCCTTCCGGCGCGTCCTCGACGACGGCCGGGCGGGCAAGCTCGTCGACACCGGATCGCCGGATCAGCTCGCGGCGGGCATCATCTCGCTGCTCTCCGACGACGAGGCGCGCGAGCAGCTCGTCGCCCGGGGACGTATCCGCGCCGACAAGTACGACTGGTCCCGCGTGGCAGACCAGATCCTCCGCGTCTACGACACCGTGACCGTCGGTGCCGGTCCGGTGGTGGTGTCGGACTGA